A genome region from Choloepus didactylus isolate mChoDid1 chromosome 12, mChoDid1.pri, whole genome shotgun sequence includes the following:
- the LOC119507028 gene encoding LOW QUALITY PROTEIN: R3H domain-containing protein 4-like (The sequence of the model RefSeq protein was modified relative to this genomic sequence to represent the inferred CDS: inserted 1 base in 1 codon): MVALENPEGGSEAAAAARSPPGGRRLLPLPGCLPAPAGSQGKRLSASKRKQHSINRAVRNLDLVPKAKGRKRLQRLENTQDLLSLLEADGGAPGPEDGELASPAAPGIFAEACSNATYVEVWNDFMNRSGEEQERVLRYLEDEAKSKPRRRAPGRAEDLRRDQPACTPRACFQRRSRRLRAVLKRSRIPVETLETWEERLLGFFSVSPQAVYTAMLDSSFERPLLHAVCQYVDLTSAGADPEGKRQMKVRNRHLQFRGPGXLLSAYLEQRS, translated from the exons ATGGTTGCGCTGGAGAACCCGGAGGGCGGCTCggaggcggcggcagcggcgcGGAGCCCCCCGGGCGGGCGGCGGCTACT GCCCCTGCCGGGCTGCCTCCCTGCTCCAGCTGGCTCCCAAGGGAAGAGGCTGTCAGCCTCCAAGCGAAAGCAGCACTCCATCAACCGGGCCGTGCGGAACTTGGACCTCGTGCCCAAGGCCAAGGGGCGGAAGAGGCTCCAGCGCCTGGAGAACACGCAAGACCTCCTGAGCCTGCTGGAGGCGGATGGGGGCGCGCCGGGGCCCGAGGACGGGGAGCTGGCGTCCCCCGCGGCACCTGGCATCTTCGCAGAGGCCTGCAGCAACGCCACCTACGTGGAGGTCTGGAACGACTTCATGAACCGCTCCGGGGAGGAGCAGGAGCGGGTGCTCCGCTACCTGGAGGACGAGGCCAAGAGCAAGCCGCGGAGGAGGGCGCCGGGCCGGGCGGAGGACCTGCGCCGAGACCAGCCGGCCTGCACACCCCGCGCGTGCTTCCAGCGCCGCAGCCGCCGCCTGCGGGCCGTCCTGAAGCGGAGCCGCATCCCCGTGGAGACattggagacctgggaagagcgGCTGCTGGGGTTCTTTTCGGTGTCCCCCCAGGCGGTCTACACGGCCATGCTGGACAGCAGCTTCGAGAGGCCCCTGCTCCACGCTGTCTGCCAGTACGTGGACCTCACCTCGGCCGGCGCCGACCCGGAGGGCAAGCGGCAGATGAAGGTCCGCAACCGGCACCTGCAGTTCCGCGGTCCGG TGCTCCTGTCCGCCTACCTGGAGCAGCGCAGCTGA